The proteins below come from a single Candidatus Poribacteria bacterium genomic window:
- a CDS encoding transposase, whose product MTSRMNFCDRVLREAPSSLTAETPRATSPGVGRDPHKLRTGCQWNHISKEYGDDSTIHRRFQAWCELEVFDEIWRQLLTPVY is encoded by the coding sequence ATGACAAGCCGTATGAACTTCTGCGATCGAGTACTCAGAGAAGCACCAAGCAGTCTGACCGCAGAGACGCCACGTGCCACTTCGCCCGGTGTCGGACGGGATCCTCACAAACTGCGCACTGGTTGTCAGTGGAACCACATCTCGAAGGAATACGGCGACGACAGCACGATCCACCGCCGTTTCCAAGCGTGGTGCGAGTTGGAGGTCTTCGATGAAATCTGGCGTCAACTCCTTACTCCGGTGTATTGA
- a CDS encoding SDR family oxidoreductase: MRLKGQTALITGAGRGIGRAIALAFAAEGADLALASRTESELDAVAQEVSALGVRALVVPMDMAEPDAVRALASKALGEFGVVDILVNNAGVAIHHPVPDIPEETWDFTMAVNLKAPFLLTKLLWNQMVERGGGHIVNVSSVSGKQASASNATYAASKFGLVGFTEALSKAGSSVNIRAYALCPGPVATRTRAKNNPTEDPSTILQPSDVAEAALFLVTQHPRVLIREVVIDVNPSGIGR; this comes from the coding sequence ATGCGCTTGAAAGGTCAGACAGCGCTCATCACCGGCGCAGGACGCGGTATCGGACGAGCCATCGCCCTCGCATTCGCCGCCGAAGGGGCTGACCTCGCGCTGGCGTCGCGGACGGAATCGGAGCTCGACGCCGTTGCGCAGGAGGTCTCCGCGCTGGGAGTCCGGGCTCTGGTCGTCCCGATGGACATGGCGGAACCCGACGCCGTCCGCGCGCTCGCATCGAAGGCGCTTGGCGAGTTCGGCGTCGTCGATATCCTCGTGAACAACGCGGGCGTGGCGATCCACCACCCGGTTCCCGACATTCCCGAAGAGACGTGGGACTTCACGATGGCGGTGAACCTGAAGGCTCCCTTCCTCCTGACGAAGCTGCTGTGGAACCAGATGGTCGAGAGGGGTGGGGGTCACATCGTCAACGTGTCGTCGGTGTCCGGCAAGCAGGCAAGCGCGTCGAACGCGACCTACGCGGCGTCGAAGTTCGGGCTGGTGGGCTTCACGGAAGCGCTCTCGAAGGCGGGAAGCAGCGTGAACATCCGCGCTTACGCGCTCTGCCCGGGCCCCGTGGCGACGCGCACGCGCGCCAAGAACAATCCGACGGAAGACCCTTCGACGATCCTCCAGCCTTCCGACGTCGCGGAAGCGGCGTTGTTCCTCGTGACGCAGCATCCCCGCGTGTTGATCCGCGAGGTCGTCATCGACGTGAACCCGTCAGGTATCGGTCGTTAA
- a CDS encoding CRTAC1 family protein: MIRLRWGTVGVLIASAVLSSCGQRDAALTPVETRFTEVAQEVGMRFVHRQIDGDMDLICESMGSGLAWLDFDNDGDWDLYVVNGKGYPSALYRNDGGRFTDVAEAAGVTGFGWGMGVTAADYDGDGWTDLFVTHFEEPAKLYRNRGNGTFEDVAAKAGVAGWGWEASSAWGDVDGDGDLDLYVVRYLDFNSPAAAVAHDGSGRPELHTLVPDNYPPQANSLYINNGDGTFTDATARAGVANPDGRGLGAIFCDYDHDGDLDLYVANDNTPNVFYRNRGDGTFENVSFATGTEDSRGSMGLSFGDIDGDGDLDLFVTNWQMETNALYRNNQIAPAGRKSSDTFDDATLESGLGPPSMGLTGWGTHLADFDNDGDPDIYVANGYTSPSETDKSCCEGQRSQFFRNEGGRFTELRDAFAVAPWGAGRGSAVADYDGDGDLDIAVSQNNGRLLLFRNDTGHEQSAVRIQAPPGARVEVRVGKRARVAQVTAGSSYMSSSAPELVIGTPHGKRIDRIEVRYPGGSVETATRVPVDSRIRFVGGKEPEMLANAQR; this comes from the coding sequence ATGATCCGTCTACGGTGGGGTACCGTGGGCGTCTTGATTGCGTCGGCTGTTCTGTCTTCTTGCGGACAGCGCGATGCCGCGTTGACGCCCGTCGAGACGCGCTTCACGGAGGTGGCACAGGAAGTCGGAATGCGCTTCGTCCATCGCCAGATCGACGGTGACATGGACCTCATCTGCGAGTCGATGGGCAGCGGACTCGCCTGGCTGGACTTCGACAACGACGGCGACTGGGACCTCTACGTCGTCAATGGGAAGGGATACCCGAGTGCTCTCTACCGCAACGACGGCGGGCGTTTTACCGATGTCGCAGAGGCAGCCGGAGTGACAGGCTTCGGTTGGGGGATGGGCGTTACGGCGGCGGACTACGACGGGGACGGCTGGACGGACCTCTTCGTGACGCACTTCGAGGAGCCGGCGAAGCTCTATCGGAATCGGGGCAATGGGACATTCGAGGACGTCGCTGCGAAGGCGGGCGTCGCCGGATGGGGGTGGGAGGCGTCGTCCGCGTGGGGAGATGTCGATGGCGACGGCGACCTCGATCTCTACGTCGTCCGGTATCTCGACTTCAACAGCCCAGCCGCAGCGGTCGCGCACGATGGGTCTGGGAGACCGGAACTCCACACGCTGGTTCCCGACAACTATCCGCCCCAGGCGAACTCGCTCTACATCAACAACGGGGATGGGACGTTCACCGACGCGACCGCGCGAGCCGGAGTCGCCAACCCGGACGGTCGCGGCCTGGGGGCGATCTTCTGCGACTATGACCACGACGGCGATCTCGACCTCTACGTGGCGAACGACAACACGCCCAACGTTTTCTATCGGAACCGAGGCGACGGCACATTCGAGAACGTGAGCTTCGCCACCGGCACGGAGGACTCGCGCGGATCGATGGGGCTCTCCTTCGGCGACATCGACGGCGACGGCGATCTCGACCTCTTCGTCACGAACTGGCAGATGGAGACGAACGCGCTCTATCGGAACAATCAGATCGCGCCGGCAGGTAGGAAGTCCAGCGATACGTTCGACGACGCCACGCTCGAATCCGGCTTGGGACCGCCGTCCATGGGGCTGACCGGATGGGGCACTCATCTGGCGGACTTTGACAACGACGGCGATCCCGACATCTACGTCGCCAACGGCTACACGAGTCCGAGCGAGACGGACAAATCCTGCTGCGAGGGACAGCGAAGCCAGTTCTTCCGCAACGAAGGCGGGCGGTTCACCGAGCTCCGCGACGCCTTCGCCGTAGCCCCATGGGGGGCTGGACGCGGTTCCGCCGTCGCCGACTACGACGGGGACGGCGATCTCGATATCGCCGTCTCGCAGAACAACGGACGCCTGCTGCTCTTCCGCAACGACACAGGACACGAGCAGAGCGCCGTTCGCATCCAAGCGCCTCCCGGCGCGCGGGTCGAGGTGCGAGTCGGGAAGCGAGCTCGCGTCGCGCAGGTTACGGCGGGATCGAGCTATATGTCGTCCAGCGCCCCGGAGCTGGTCATCGGAACGCCGCACGGCAAGCGGATCGACCGGATCGAAGTGCGCTATCCGGGCGGGTCGGTTGAGACGGCGACACGGGTTCCCGTGGACAGCCGCATCCGGTTCGTCGGCGGAAAAGAGCCGGAGATGCTGGCAAACGCCCAACGGTGA
- the rpiB gene encoding ribose 5-phosphate isomerase B: MKIAIGGDHPAYELKEAVKRYLSEQGIDVVDVGTHSTESVDYPEFGAAVGRLVRDGSVDRGIVICGTGLGISIAANKIEGIRAALCVNTDYARLAREHNDANVLALGARFTAAPHAAEIVRVWLETPFGGGRHERRIEQIRRLDAGDEPASG, from the coding sequence ATGAAGATCGCCATCGGCGGCGACCATCCCGCGTACGAGCTAAAGGAAGCCGTCAAGCGCTATCTGTCCGAGCAGGGCATCGACGTCGTCGATGTCGGAACGCACAGCACGGAGTCGGTGGACTACCCGGAGTTCGGCGCGGCGGTCGGGAGGCTCGTCCGCGACGGGTCGGTGGACCGGGGAATCGTCATCTGCGGGACGGGGCTGGGCATCTCCATCGCGGCGAACAAGATCGAGGGCATCCGCGCCGCGCTCTGCGTGAACACGGACTACGCCCGCCTCGCGCGCGAGCACAACGACGCGAACGTCCTCGCGCTGGGGGCGCGGTTCACCGCCGCGCCGCATGCTGCCGAAATCGTGCGCGTGTGGCTCGAAACGCCGTTCGGCGGTGGGAGGCACGAACGGCGCATCGAGCAGATCCGACGGTTGGATGCCGGAGACGAGCCGGCGTCCGGATAG
- a CDS encoding threonylcarbamoyl-AMP synthase, translated as MTAVVHDMTGIGLAREAVERGELIAFPTDTVYGVGADPQNRDALGRLFDAKGRDAGKPIPLLFADLDVLVGTCRLSPTAERLSKAFLPGAMTLVVHPAFDCAKELTSSDGTIGVRIPAHEGARALIRACRGMLAVTSANLSGEPPATSAEDVAASIGEHVAVILDGGATPGSIASTVIDTTCEPPRILRQGVISAERIQSVLDEGERP; from the coding sequence ATGACCGCCGTCGTCCACGATATGACCGGCATCGGTCTGGCGCGGGAAGCGGTCGAACGCGGAGAGCTTATCGCCTTCCCGACGGATACGGTCTACGGCGTCGGAGCCGACCCGCAGAACCGCGACGCGCTCGGACGGCTGTTCGACGCGAAAGGTCGGGACGCTGGCAAGCCGATTCCGCTGCTCTTCGCCGATCTCGACGTTCTCGTGGGAACCTGCCGGCTTTCGCCGACGGCGGAGCGGCTGTCGAAGGCGTTCCTGCCGGGCGCGATGACGCTCGTCGTCCATCCGGCGTTCGACTGTGCGAAGGAACTGACCTCGTCCGACGGGACGATCGGCGTGCGGATACCGGCGCACGAGGGAGCGCGCGCGCTGATCCGCGCATGCCGCGGCATGCTCGCCGTGACGAGCGCGAATCTCTCCGGCGAGCCTCCGGCGACTAGCGCAGAGGACGTCGCCGCGTCGATAGGAGAGCACGTCGCCGTCATCCTCGACGGTGGAGCGACACCGGGGTCCATCGCATCGACAGTCATCGACACGACCTGCGAGCCGCCGCGCATCCTGCGGCAGGGGGTCATCTCGGCGGAGCGCATCCAGTCCGTTCTCGACGAAGGGGAACGCCCATGA
- the tsaD gene encoding tRNA (adenosine(37)-N6)-threonylcarbamoyltransferase complex transferase subunit TsaD produces the protein MPHLVLGIDTSCDETSAAVIADGRDIRSNVVASQIEVHERFGGVVPELASRKHAEIVTRIVDRALRDAGVTLSDLCAIAVTDRPGLVGALLVGVAAAKAIAYVSGLPLIGVHHIEGHVYAPAMVDDVPFPHVCLTVSGGHTLLVRVDEGWRYEVLGLTLDDAVGEAYDKVAKLLGLGFPGGPLIDRLAASSDEPEVDFPRPMLDSGDFRFSFSGLKTAVRYHVERSGGEVSVPAVAAGFQRAAVETLVAKLFGAAEAVGARAVTITGGVAANRALRNRTREIADARGIALSIPPMSLCTDNGAMIAGVGYHQWRRGDVSGLQLGAAASGPLPTRTVA, from the coding sequence TTGCCGCATCTGGTTCTCGGCATCGACACATCGTGCGACGAGACCTCCGCCGCCGTCATTGCGGATGGGCGGGACATCCGGTCGAACGTCGTCGCATCGCAGATCGAGGTCCACGAGCGCTTCGGGGGCGTGGTTCCCGAACTGGCGTCGCGAAAGCACGCGGAGATCGTCACGCGGATCGTGGATCGAGCGCTGCGGGATGCCGGCGTCACGTTGTCGGACCTATGCGCCATCGCCGTTACGGACCGCCCGGGACTGGTCGGAGCCCTACTCGTGGGCGTCGCGGCGGCCAAGGCGATCGCATACGTGTCGGGTCTGCCGCTGATCGGCGTTCACCACATCGAAGGGCACGTGTATGCGCCCGCGATGGTTGACGACGTGCCGTTTCCTCACGTCTGCCTGACCGTGTCCGGCGGTCACACGCTGCTGGTGCGCGTCGACGAAGGCTGGCGGTACGAAGTCCTCGGCTTGACGCTCGACGACGCCGTCGGAGAGGCGTACGACAAGGTGGCAAAGCTGCTGGGCTTGGGGTTCCCCGGAGGACCACTCATCGACCGCCTCGCGGCGAGCTCGGACGAACCGGAGGTGGATTTCCCTCGTCCGATGCTGGACAGCGGCGACTTCCGGTTCAGCTTCAGCGGCTTGAAGACCGCCGTGCGCTACCACGTCGAACGGAGCGGCGGCGAGGTGTCCGTGCCGGCGGTCGCGGCGGGGTTTCAGCGGGCTGCCGTGGAGACGCTCGTCGCCAAGCTGTTCGGCGCGGCGGAAGCCGTCGGAGCCCGTGCGGTGACGATCACAGGAGGCGTCGCGGCGAACCGGGCGCTTCGGAACCGAACGCGGGAGATCGCCGACGCGCGAGGCATCGCGCTCTCGATCCCGCCGATGTCGCTCTGCACGGACAACGGAGCGATGATCGCAGGCGTCGGATACCATCAGTGGCGACGGGGCGACGTCTCGGGACTCCAGCTCGGAGCCGCCGCGTCGGGTCCGCTGCCGACTCGGACCGTGGCATGA
- a CDS encoding GNAT family N-acetyltransferase, whose product MPVSRFGSGDAVIAPNLSEYDGPRTPTPDEWEATVALARRVFFPNVTDFASAARAWPMVFHGDRRENTIAMFRDGAPVSMVQGLERDFVTGGVVLRVGYVGSVCTDASHRGNGLASAALEATHNRFREHGADFAYISGTRPLYYAAGANHVGIELRFRVDDSSPLGDLPKVSVRQATPADAALIARLHSRETTRIVRRPADFALVLDCGYCAGRQCGIYVVELGGTPVGYYATWAHAERSTWIIEYGGGRTCVLAAIRDLAQSGGMPVDVSVPRRDGLGELLDACGIAGVVARTGGTVKALDPARTLRKLLNPLAERGALPNGFEVTHGSGRWTAVSGDDTLRIDGEGAVLRVLLGAPSDDDAPSMDARGVWAGIADECLPISMPSVVLNMI is encoded by the coding sequence CTGCCGGTCTCCCGGTTCGGCTCTGGAGACGCCGTGATCGCCCCCAACCTGTCTGAGTACGACGGACCCCGAACGCCCACGCCCGATGAATGGGAAGCCACCGTCGCATTGGCTCGCCGCGTGTTCTTCCCGAACGTGACGGACTTCGCGTCTGCCGCGCGAGCGTGGCCCATGGTGTTCCACGGCGACCGCCGCGAGAACACAATCGCGATGTTCCGCGACGGCGCTCCCGTCTCGATGGTTCAGGGGCTCGAGCGCGACTTCGTGACGGGCGGAGTCGTCCTGCGGGTGGGATACGTCGGGAGCGTCTGCACCGACGCGTCGCATCGGGGCAACGGGCTCGCCAGCGCCGCGCTGGAGGCGACCCATAATCGGTTCCGCGAGCACGGGGCGGACTTCGCCTACATCTCGGGAACGCGCCCTCTCTACTACGCGGCGGGAGCGAATCACGTCGGGATCGAGCTGCGGTTCCGCGTGGACGACTCGTCGCCGTTGGGCGACTTGCCGAAGGTCTCGGTTCGCCAAGCGACCCCGGCAGACGCAGCCCTCATCGCGCGGCTCCATTCGCGCGAGACGACGCGGATCGTTCGTCGACCTGCCGATTTCGCGCTCGTGCTCGACTGCGGCTACTGCGCCGGCAGGCAGTGTGGCATCTACGTCGTCGAGCTTGGGGGAACGCCGGTCGGCTATTACGCCACATGGGCCCACGCCGAGCGGTCGACGTGGATCATCGAGTACGGCGGCGGCCGGACGTGCGTCTTGGCGGCGATCCGCGACCTGGCTCAGTCGGGCGGCATGCCGGTCGATGTGAGCGTGCCGAGGCGGGACGGTCTGGGCGAACTGCTGGATGCCTGCGGCATCGCGGGTGTCGTCGCGCGAACCGGCGGAACCGTGAAGGCGCTCGATCCGGCGCGCACGCTGCGAAAACTGCTGAACCCCTTGGCGGAACGCGGCGCGCTCCCGAACGGCTTCGAGGTCACGCACGGGAGCGGGCGTTGGACGGCGGTCTCAGGCGATGACACGCTGCGCATCGACGGCGAAGGGGCGGTGCTCCGCGTCCTGCTTGGAGCGCCCTCCGACGACGATGCCCCGAGCATGGACGCGCGCGGCGTGTGGGCTGGAATCGCCGACGAATGCCTGCCGATCAGCATGCCGTCGGTCGTACTCAATATGATCTAG
- a CDS encoding BtpA/SgcQ family protein — MSNFRSLFASKPVIAVIHLPPLPGSPRWGDDWEAVEASAIHDADALARAGVDGIIVENYGDAPFLPGSVEPVTVAAMAAIVTAIRHRVAGLPPLGVNVLRNDARAALSICAACQAQFIRVNVHVGAVVADQGTIEGRAWETARLRRNLAPWVAILADVGVKHAQPLAGFDIEGEARDAVERGLADALIVTGDATGSETDSDDIVAVRRAGSAPVLVGSGVTLETVDDAMALSDGIIVGSALKRDGRAGNSVDAERTRRFLEAARTS, encoded by the coding sequence GTGTCCAACTTCCGCTCCCTGTTCGCATCGAAGCCGGTAATCGCCGTCATTCATCTGCCTCCGCTGCCCGGCAGCCCTCGGTGGGGCGACGACTGGGAGGCTGTCGAGGCGAGCGCGATCCACGACGCTGATGCCCTGGCTCGCGCTGGCGTCGATGGGATCATCGTCGAGAACTACGGGGACGCGCCATTCCTGCCGGGTTCTGTGGAACCGGTCACGGTCGCGGCGATGGCGGCGATTGTGACCGCGATTCGGCATCGCGTCGCCGGGCTCCCGCCGCTCGGCGTCAACGTCCTGCGGAACGATGCGCGCGCGGCGCTCTCCATCTGCGCGGCATGCCAGGCGCAGTTCATTCGGGTGAACGTCCACGTCGGAGCAGTCGTCGCAGACCAAGGAACCATCGAGGGCCGCGCCTGGGAGACGGCGCGTCTGCGGCGGAACCTGGCTCCGTGGGTGGCGATCCTCGCCGATGTAGGCGTCAAGCACGCGCAACCGTTGGCGGGGTTCGACATCGAAGGCGAAGCGCGCGACGCCGTCGAGCGCGGGCTCGCCGACGCGCTCATCGTGACCGGAGACGCGACCGGCTCGGAGACGGACTCGGACGACATCGTGGCGGTTCGGCGAGCCGGCTCCGCGCCGGTTCTCGTCGGAAGCGGCGTGACGCTGGAGACGGTTGACGACGCGATGGCACTGTCGGACGGCATCATCGTCGGCAGCGCGCTCAAGCGCGATGGGCGCGCCGGAAACTCGGTGGACGCCGAACGGACGCGGCGGTTCCTGGAAGCGGCTCGGACATCGTAG
- a CDS encoding M24 family metallopeptidase codes for MGAPETRWTPNGRGGSWKRLGHRRRMQVIGRGDGPRLDAAFFAARRAQLLEMMGEDSLAVFEGITSAEGRPRQASDFYYLSGFSEPNAVCAVMRASEKQSFFLFVDPRDPARERWDGPRAGVEGAVSTFGADAAYPVADVEKELAELFRQVRTLYFTPNMNTRLGRKILEVFQSSAKSYGSAGRGVNQLRDPQWILAELRMRKTPEELAMIRHAARISCDVYADVLPRIAPGRYEYEIEAALDSGYRTRGADGPAYPSIVGSAENATVLHHVQNDRQMASGDLLLIDSAAAYGHYSSDVTRTFPVGGRFTPEQRRVYEVVLRVQKAILERCAPGIAIKELQRLATTELTRGMVELGWLEDRPVETLIEEGAHKPYYMHGIGHHIGLDTHDAGHSEKNGEPYPLEPGMVFTVEPGLYVSESEEGRAAACAGIGVRIEDTVVITEDGHENLTVTIPKEIDDVEASVARA; via the coding sequence ATGGGCGCGCCGGAAACTCGGTGGACGCCGAACGGACGCGGCGGTTCCTGGAAGCGGCTCGGACATCGTAGGAGAATGCAAGTGATCGGCAGAGGCGACGGACCACGGCTCGATGCGGCGTTCTTCGCGGCGCGGCGCGCGCAGTTGCTGGAAATGATGGGCGAGGATTCGCTCGCCGTCTTCGAGGGCATCACGTCGGCGGAGGGCAGGCCGCGTCAGGCGAGCGACTTCTACTATCTTAGCGGGTTCTCAGAGCCCAACGCCGTCTGCGCCGTCATGCGCGCGTCGGAGAAGCAATCCTTCTTCCTCTTCGTCGATCCGCGCGATCCGGCTCGGGAACGCTGGGACGGACCTCGCGCCGGGGTCGAGGGAGCCGTCAGCACGTTCGGCGCGGACGCGGCGTATCCCGTCGCCGATGTCGAGAAGGAGCTCGCCGAGCTCTTCCGACAGGTGAGAACCCTCTACTTCACGCCCAACATGAACACGCGCCTCGGGCGAAAGATCCTCGAGGTGTTCCAGTCATCGGCGAAGTCCTACGGCAGCGCCGGCAGGGGCGTCAACCAGCTCCGCGATCCCCAGTGGATCCTCGCGGAGCTGCGGATGCGCAAGACGCCCGAGGAGCTCGCGATGATCCGCCACGCCGCGCGGATCTCGTGCGATGTCTACGCTGACGTCTTACCGCGCATCGCGCCAGGGCGGTACGAGTACGAGATCGAAGCCGCGCTCGATTCCGGCTACCGTACGCGCGGAGCCGACGGGCCCGCCTATCCGAGCATCGTCGGGAGCGCGGAGAACGCGACCGTGCTCCACCACGTTCAGAACGACCGGCAGATGGCGTCCGGCGACCTCCTTCTCATCGACTCGGCGGCGGCGTATGGCCACTACTCGAGCGACGTGACGCGCACCTTTCCCGTCGGTGGGCGGTTCACGCCGGAGCAGCGGCGCGTCTACGAGGTGGTGCTGCGCGTTCAGAAGGCGATCCTGGAACGGTGCGCCCCGGGCATAGCGATCAAGGAGCTCCAGAGGTTAGCGACGACGGAGCTCACGCGCGGGATGGTCGAGCTTGGCTGGCTGGAAGATCGTCCCGTCGAGACCCTCATCGAGGAGGGAGCCCACAAGCCCTATTACATGCACGGCATCGGGCACCATATCGGGCTCGACACGCACGACGCGGGCCACTCGGAGAAGAACGGCGAGCCGTACCCGCTGGAACCGGGCATGGTCTTCACGGTGGAGCCGGGGCTGTACGTCTCCGAGTCCGAAGAGGGCAGGGCAGCGGCATGCGCTGGCATCGGCGTGCGGATCGAGGACACGGTCGTCATCACCGAGGATGGTCATGAGAACCTTACCGTGACCATCCCCAAGGAAATCGACGACGTCGAGGCGAGCGTCGCGCGAGCCTAG